GTACTGGGTCATGGGAGGCAACGACAGCACCGTCACCGGTTACCTGTAGGTCGAACTCCGCTATATCCGCTCCCACCTCTACAGCCTTACGGAGCGCGGCTAGGGTGTTCTCGGGGGCTAGGCCACGGGCACCACGATGCCCAATTACGGCGAAGGGCCTACGGCTCAACATCTCTAGAACCGGGTGCAGCAGCATCCACCCCTCCAGGGATACAGCTACACGTAAAGAGGCCAGGGGCGTTATACCTGCTCCGAGAGAAATAGCTCCATGGAGAGGATGACAAAACACGCCACATTGTAATTGGGTGGGACACTATAAACTCTAGTGTTCCAAGAGCTGCGCTAGTCTCTTGGCTATATTCTCCGCGACGTCCATTGTCTTGGCGTTACCGCCCAAGTCTGGCGTCAGTACCCGGTCCTCTACGAGCGTAGCCTCTATTGCCTTGTCGAGGCTCTTGGCTGCCCTAGCTAGGTAGGGGTCGCTATGTTTCTGGGCTAGATACTCCATCATGAGCCTGGCTGCGTGTATGGCTGCTACCGGGTTTGCGATACCCTTGCCCGCTATGTCGAAGCCAGCGCCGTGTACCGGCTCGAAGACCGCGTAGCGCTCGCCTATCTGGCCAGAGCCGCAGAGTCCTAGGCTCCCGGCCAGCCCGGCGGCGAGGTCGCTCAAGATATCGCCGTAGAGGTTCATGGTGACTAGTACCTGGAGCTTCTCCGGGGTCCGCGCCATGTTGTAGGCTGCCGCGTCTACGATGAGGTCGTCAGACTGTATCTCGGGGTATTCTTTGGCTATCTCGCGGAACACCTGGAGAAAGAGGCCGTCGCTGAGCTTGAGTATGTTGGCCTTGTGGACTGCTGTGACCCTCTTGAACCCGTTGGCCCTGGCGTACTCGAAGGCAAACCGTATTATCCTCTCTGAGCCATGCCGCGTCACTATCTTGACTGCTAGCGCTTGGTCGCGGAATACACCCTCTATGCCGGCATATAGGCCCTCAGTATTCTCGCGCACAATTACCATGTTGAAGACTCGCGGCGAGATCCCCTGGTAGCCCCTACAGGGGCGAAGGTTCGCGTAGAGGTCTAGGCTCTGCCTTATGTAGACGTTTATGCTTCGATACCCGCTTGGCCCTACTGGTGTAGCTAGAGGACCCTTTAGCGTCGCATCGGCTGCACGGAGCCGGTCTAGGAAGTCGTCAGGGAACGGTTTACCGGTCCGGTTGTAGTAGGCGAGGCCTGCCTCTACCTCTTCTATGTCGAAGACGCCCACAACGTCTAGTACGCGGCGCGCTGCTGCTGTTACCTCGGGGCCTATACCATCGCCAGGTATGAGCACTATGTGATAGCGTCGTGCCATTCCTGCTTCACCAGGGGAGCCGGTTCATCTTCTTAATGTACTCTACTATCCCGCCCGCCTCGAGTATCTCTAGGAGCTGTTGCGGCGGCGGCTGGAACCTCTCCTCAACACCCTTAGTCACGTTGCGTACCACGCCTACCTCAAGGTCTACCTCTATCTCGTCGCCCTGCTCAGTGACCTCTGGGATCCTCTGGACTATTATCACGGGCAGGCCTATGTTTATCGAGTTCCTGTAGAATATCCTGTGGAAGCTCTTAGCGAGCACCGCACCGACGCCGGCAAGCTTGAGGAGCCTGGGTGCGTGCTCGCGGCTGCTGCCGTAGCCGAAGCCACGGCCTGCTACTATCACGTCGCCTGGCTGAACTTTCTTGTAGAACTCCGGTATAACCTCCTCGAAGACGTAGGGGAGCATATCCTCTAGCTTGTTTATCTTAGCGAACTTGTATTTACCGCTTATAATGTGGTCTGTGCTTATGTTGTCACCTAGTACCCATGCTCTTCCACGGATAACCCTAGCCATGGATACTCACCTCTCCTCCATTGTTAGGGCTTGAAACTGTACGAGGGATCTACAACCATCAGCCTAGCATCAGCGGGCAAGAAGTCTCGGGGGTCTGTTATCCGCCCGGTCACAGCAGCTGCTGCAGCTGTTGCAGGACTTGCTAGGTAGACCTTCGACTCCTTATGGCCCATGCGGCCGGTGAAGTTCCTGTTAGTCGTCGATACTGCTACTTCGCTCTCGCCGAGGAGACCTAGGTGCGCGCCTATGCATGGACCACATGTACCGAATGCCACGAAGCAGCCGGCCTCAACTAGTATATCTATTATGCCGTTGCGTAGTAGCCTTTCGTAGACTTTACGCGACGCTGGCACGGCTATGCAGCGTACACCCTCCTTCACCTTGCGACCCTTGAGTATCCTTGCGGCCGCGACGTAGTCCTCGTAGCGGCCGTTGGTGCAGCTCCCTATGAACACTTGGTCTACCTCTATGCCTTCTACTTCGCGGACTGGCTTCACGTTGTCAACGTTAGGCGGCGCAGCTACTATCGGCTCGAGGCGTGGGAGCTCTAGCTCTAGTTCCTCGTCGTACTCGGCTCCTGCGTCGGGCTCTAGGAGTGGTACTTCGATGCCGTGGTTTGCACGGTACCATTCTCGTGTCACGGCATCGGAAGGGAAGAGGCCAACTTTTGCGCCCATCTCTACTGCCATATTGCTGATTGTCATCCTGGAGTCCATTGATATACTCTTCAAGCCCTCGCCCTGGAACTCGACAGCTTTGTATATCATACCGTCAGAGCGTACCATACCTATGATCGTGAGTACTATGTCCTTACCCATTATGTAGCCAGGTGCTTCTCCGCTCAGCTTGAGCCTTACCTGCTCAGGGACGCGCATCCACAACTTACCTGTAGCCATTGCTATAGCTGCGTCTGTGCTTCCTACACCTGTAGCGAAGGCGGCAAAGGCGCCCCCAGTGACTGTATGGCTATCTGCACCTACCACGAACATACCAGGTTTTATGAGGCCCTCGTCGGCTACCACTTGGTGGCTTATCCCAGTGCCTACGTCAAAGAGTCTTACACCATGCTCTTTGGCGAAGCGCCTCATTACGCGGTGTACTAGCGCAGCCGCTACAGTTGGAGCTGGCGCTGCATGGTCTATGAAGAGTGCTACACGCTTAGGGTCGAAGACGCGGCTCAACAATGGAGTTTCCTTCATGACGTCTAGTGCTAGCGTGAATGTACCGTCATGTGCATATACTAGGTCTATAGGTACTACTACTATCTCTCCGGTTTCCGGCACTCTGCCAAGCTTAGCCTCGAACAGCTTCTCCGTTAAGGTGCGCGGCTTACTCAAGCCTATCCCCTCGGTTCCGGCTTCTACGACTTGCAGGGCATACACGACGGGAATATGGCTCGGAGGGGCCTAATTCGACGACAGACGGTCCGCCTCTGTATCCCGTCTCAGTAAAGCCCCGGGGACAATCCCTTGACGAGCTTCTACGCCCCTGGGGCTTCACCCAGACCCACAGTTATAACTCTATATACGTTATTTTCCTCAGAGTCTTCACATAATCCGTAGTGATAAAACGAGGAATGTCTAAGATCGGGTCTTGCCCTGGATCTCGGGAAAGTAGCGTTCTACTATACGTGTCATTTCCTCGTCACTGAGCGGTGTGTGACGCCCACTTTCTTCGAACAACTTCACAACCTCTCTGTAGATGGCTTCGACGCGCGGATCATCCTTGTCTATAGACTCAGCTAGCTTCTCAGGCAGCCGGCTACGCAGCCACATGACTATAGCTGCGCGACCCCCATAGGCTGTGACAGCTATGTCTGCTCTCCTCCCGACAATACCTGGGTCGAATGGCAGGTAGACCTCCGGGTTCTTCAACAAGCCGTCAATATGCACCCCTGCCTTTGTCCGGAAGGCGTTGCGGCCGACCAAGGGCTGGTACTCTGGCACACTGTATCCCATCTCCTCGAGAACCTCGACCACTCTGGGCAACGCCTCTAAGTTAACCCTGTCTAATCTGCCAGTAAGCCCCACATAGTGTAGCAGCATTACTTCTAGCGGACAGTTACCAGCTCTCTCACCTATACCCAGCAGCGTACAATTGCTCATACCAGCACCGTGCAACCATGCAGCAAGATGGTTCGCCACCACTAGTCCTAGGTCGTTGTGACCGTGGAACTCTATCTGCTCTGCTGCTAGTCCTATCTCGCGCAGAGCCTCTACGAGTGCTGGTATCCCGCGCGGCGGCGCGATCTCTGGGAAGGGTAGGCCTAGGCCTAGCGTGTCTGCCACCTTTACGCGGAATGTTACACCGTAGCGCTCGCTTAGAGCAATGAGTTTCTCGACAAAGGGAATGATGTTCCTCTCTAGGCTAGCCCTCGTAGCATCCTCGAGGGTACAGCGCACCACTATACCGCGCTTCATAGCCTCCTCCACTACGGTTAGGTACTTGGTGAACGCCTTGTCCCTTGTCACGCCAAATTTATAGTAGATGTGATAGTCGCTTATACTCGTCAGCATTGTAGTCTCCTCGAGCCCAGCTTCGAGGACTAGTTTAAGGTCGTTCATTGTTGCTCGTATCCAGCCTATCGGCTTAGGGTACTCTGCACCATACTCCCTTATCCTCTTCACTAGCTCCCGGTCCCTCGGCGTGTATAGGAATAACTCAGCTGAGGCTATTGCACCACGGCCTCCAAGCTCTACTAGCAGCTCGTAGATCCTTAGTCCTTCCTCGACTGTTATCGGCCGCCAGCCTTGTTGACCATCTCTCAGCGTTGTATCAGTCACTACTATCCTGTCTGGTTCAAACCATCCAGGCGCCTCCCCATCGAACATTATACGGGGAGGTTCACTGTACGGAAATACGTCACGGTACAGCTCCAAGCCTGCTACGTCCGTAAAACCGCACCACCCCCAGGTACTGGCAGAGAAGGCTAGGAATAACGGTGTGCCCCTAAGGATAGGGGTCAGCGGGTAGACCGTGTAGGGCAAAGGGTGCTAATAACTTGCCGGAGTTAACGCCCGGACTAGTGACCGGTGGGACTAATGCCTGGAGACGGATTCCGTACTAGAAGTGTAGAAGCCAGCACTTGAATTGTGACGGGTGTCTAGGATTTAACTCCTCTGTACATTCTTAGATACAGTTTCGGTACACAGACTCTATGATAGGTGCTGTTTCTGTTACACCCTTGACCTTGAGGCGAACAATAAGCTATCAATCAATTGACTCTGTTGTTTATCCAGCGTACGCCTGTACGACTATAACTTGCGAATATCCGTACATAGTATACTGTATATACCCGCAGCTAACCCAAGAGGTTGTGATCAAGAGAGACAATATGTCATAGACCTAATAGGCTAGACCGTGACTGAGGAATACACGGTAGTCTCGAGGGGCTGCAGGCCCGCCTCGAGGCGAGAAACTGTAGGAGAGGGTCTGCTAAAAACTGGTTATGCTGTTTTCGAGGAGCTTGTTGTACGGGGGCTAGTAGTAGTACCATATACTCTTGTAGTCCTCTGGGTCCTCGCCGAATACCTCCTGGAGCTTATCGAGGTACATCTTTATGGAGACTATGTCTGTGTATATGTAGGGATCTACTAGCTGTATATTCTTCTCCCAAGGATGCCAGAGGTAGACGCGACGGCCATCAGGCCTTATCATTATCAGCTCGTGGTCCTGTCCAGCGCGTAGGTGGTTCTTGCCGAGCCTAGGCACATTGAAGACCGGCTCCTCTGTGCGGAAGCTGCCTGGTAGTAGGCGCGCCTCCTCCTTGCGCTCCTGTAGTATCCTCGCCACCGGCACTAGATAGTCCTTTGTCTCCCACTTACCCTTGGGGTAGAAGTTGTAGTATGGATCTATCCCGGCCTTCTTCAGCGCTATTCTTAGTGCTACTGTTTCGAAGCGGCGGCTCACCCAGAACGTATACACCTGCTGGTTGTATATCATTAGACCGTTGCGGCGCAGCTTGAACGCTGCCTCAGCTACCTCTGGTGTTACCTCGTAGGCCGACTCAAAGTGTGACGATATTGTTATGACGCGTTTACCCGGCTCTATGTAGCTGCCGAGCATCTCTGCTAGCTCGTCAGTTATCCTGAAGGGAACCGTCACGAGTATGCGTGTACCTATCCTTATGAGATCCACATGGTCTAGCTCCGAGAGCCTCTTCACGATATGCTCTATCATATCGTCGCTGAGTATCATCGGGTCGCCTCCTGTAACTAGCACGTCACGTATTTCGGGGTGCTCGGCGAACCAGTCTATTGCCTTGTCTATTAGCTTCTTGGTGGGTATACCCTCGGGGTCCATTGCTGTTGCTATCTCCCAGTTACGCTGACAGTAAACGCAGATCTGTGGACACGTGTTAGCCGCCTTTAGTATAGCCACCATGGGGTAGCGGCGCGTTATGAGCGGGTGCGGGCTCGTGTCATGTTCGCCCATGAAGTCGAAGTAGTACTCGCGATCCTTACGATGCTCTATCATCATCTTGACATAGTGGAGCGGCGGTAGCACTTGGCGGCGCACATGATAGTCACGGCGCCACGGTGTTTCGAGGTCGAAGAGGTGGAGGTAGTAGGGTGTTACACCGAATGGTACTTTATACTCTAGCGCGTCCATGAGTGCTTTGACGTCGTTTTCGCCGAGATGGGCTAGCTCCTGAAGCACCTTGATTCCACGACGTCCCTTCAACACGTTGCGGAAGTGCCAACGGTAGTCCCTCCAATCATCCATGCTACCGCCTAGGACATCTAGTATCCGCTTTACATTCTCCTTCCTCTTCTCTATGACCTCGGGGTCGAGGCCACTAGGGTACCGCTTCAGATATTCTCTAACTTTCTTGGCTAGCTGGTCTAGATAGTTACTCCGTGCCACTCCTGCCTCACGGCCCTTTATCCTGTTGAAGTCTACTTGCTCAAGGCCCTCAGCATACTTAGCAGGATATATGTCGGGACGGCCGTTTATCGCTTTAAAGAGGTGTTTAAACTCATATACGAAGCCCTCATCAACCTCCTTGGCTGCTTTCTGGCCATCCTTGGCAAGGCGCCAGAGATGGTATAGAGCACTATAGCCGGTGAGCTTCTCGTTCCTCGGAGCTATAATGTTCTTAAACACTCTTATCGCGTCTCGCGCTATTGCCTCGATGAGTGGATGCAGTTTACGCTCGCCGCTATAGAGGCTCCACTCGAGCTGATTCAAGTAGAGGAAGAGGCTCCGCCGGGCATCCTCGAGATTGCTGGACGTGACTAGTATCTCCTTTATGTTGGGATCCTCGCTCCAGAGGAATTCGTCAAGGTTTATGTTTACTGCTGGCTTGGTTATCTGTAGTGGCACCTCTGTACGGTGTATACGTGAGTAATCGTATTGCTCCACCATCAGCGTTTGCATAGCCCGAGCACCCGGTACGAGCTTCAATCGCGTAGATTAGCGGCTTAAGTGTCTGCCCCCACTCGTAGCGGGAATCCTACACCATACATTTCTTCTGGGCATACACGCTTTCTACCCAGGAAGCTGTCCCTGTCTTCCACGATAGAGCAATAGCACCAACCGTGTAGGGTAAAGACCTGGCATCAAGCATCAACCGAAGCAACTATCGCTTGTTGCATGGCATCCCTAGCTCCCGGGGATGGTGCCGAGTTGGCCCTACGCGGTAGCAGCCTCAGGATACAGAACCTTACTGTGGCTATCGACGGCAAGACCGTACTAGATGACATAGACTTTGCTTTAGGGAGTGGTAGCTACCTAGTAGTCTTGGGGCCCAGTGGCTCTGGAAAGACAACCCTATTAAGGACTATTGCAGGGCTTCTTGACCCTGTAAGCGGCAGCATAATTGTCGATGGACAAGATGTCACCGCTCTACCACCGTGGAAAAGGGATGTAGCATTTGTTCAGCAGATACCCGGGCTTCTCCCCCATCTCACCGTAGAGGAGAACATAGTTCTCGCAGCAGAGCTGAGAGCTGGTCTAGCACGAGACGCCGCCAGGAGCGAGGCATGGCAGCTAGCTAGAATGTTGGGTATAGAGGATATACTGCGCCGAAGGCCTGGACAACTCAGCGGAGGACAGCTCCAGAGAGCCGCTATAGCAGTAGCGCTAGCCACAAGAGCTAGAATACTGCTGCTCGACGAGCCTCTTAGCCACCTGGACAGACCTCTTGCTGAACAGTTGCGGAATGAATTGAAGAGACTCCACCAAGCCACTGGCATCACAATAGTGCACGTGACCCACGACCAGGACGAAGCACTGGCCCTTGCAACACACATAGCTGTGCTCATAGATGGCAGGTTAGAGGCCTTCGATAAGACTGAAAAGCTATACTTCAGACCCCCAAGTAAGCGCGTAGCAGAGTTCTTAGGCCATAATGTCTTCGAGGCGGAGAGGCTCGACCCTGGAAGACAAGGCCTCGTCTCCCTACCACCAGAGGCCATATATATACATCTTGATGGAGGCTATAAGGGAGTGCTACGCAGCCTCACCCGAGAGCGGGGCAGAGTAGTCGCCTCCATAGAGACCCCTGCAGGCACCATTCGCGCTTACATCCACCCACTTGACGCCGAGAAACTCACGACAGGCATGCAAGTGCGCTTTGACGTAGACTGGAGCCTCGCTCACCGCCTTAGCAGAAACACGTAGAGGCATGTAAAGCAACTACAACGGGTGCCTTTCGTGGATAGGAGACTACACCATCGCTATACAGTTATGTTAGCTGTAGCCGTTGGGATTATAGTTGGCATAGCAGCCTATGTCATAGCACAGAGTACTGCAAAGCAAACTACCCTAGACGAGACTACACCCATCACAAATACTGTATACGGTAACGGCTTCTGTATTGTACACTCTAATCATACTTTCTGCAGCTCCTATATAGTCATTGAAGGC
The window above is part of the Pyrodictium delaneyi genome. Proteins encoded here:
- a CDS encoding isocitrate/isopropylmalate dehydrogenase family protein, translating into MARRYHIVLIPGDGIGPEVTAAARRVLDVVGVFDIEEVEAGLAYYNRTGKPFPDDFLDRLRAADATLKGPLATPVGPSGYRSINVYIRQSLDLYANLRPCRGYQGISPRVFNMVIVRENTEGLYAGIEGVFRDQALAVKIVTRHGSERIIRFAFEYARANGFKRVTAVHKANILKLSDGLFLQVFREIAKEYPEIQSDDLIVDAAAYNMARTPEKLQVLVTMNLYGDILSDLAAGLAGSLGLCGSGQIGERYAVFEPVHGAGFDIAGKGIANPVAAIHAARLMMEYLAQKHSDPYLARAAKSLDKAIEATLVEDRVLTPDLGGNAKTMDVAENIAKRLAQLLEH
- a CDS encoding 3-isopropylmalate dehydratase small subunit, translated to MARVIRGRAWVLGDNISTDHIISGKYKFAKINKLEDMLPYVFEEVIPEFYKKVQPGDVIVAGRGFGYGSSREHAPRLLKLAGVGAVLAKSFHRIFYRNSINIGLPVIIVQRIPEVTEQGDEIEVDLEVGVVRNVTKGVEERFQPPPQQLLEILEAGGIVEYIKKMNRLPW
- a CDS encoding 3-isopropylmalate dehydratase large subunit gives rise to the protein MSKPRTLTEKLFEAKLGRVPETGEIVVVPIDLVYAHDGTFTLALDVMKETPLLSRVFDPKRVALFIDHAAPAPTVAAALVHRVMRRFAKEHGVRLFDVGTGISHQVVADEGLIKPGMFVVGADSHTVTGGAFAAFATGVGSTDAAIAMATGKLWMRVPEQVRLKLSGEAPGYIMGKDIVLTIIGMVRSDGMIYKAVEFQGEGLKSISMDSRMTISNMAVEMGAKVGLFPSDAVTREWYRANHGIEVPLLEPDAGAEYDEELELELPRLEPIVAAPPNVDNVKPVREVEGIEVDQVFIGSCTNGRYEDYVAAARILKGRKVKEGVRCIAVPASRKVYERLLRNGIIDILVEAGCFVAFGTCGPCIGAHLGLLGESEVAVSTTNRNFTGRMGHKESKVYLASPATAAAAAVTGRITDPRDFLPADARLMVVDPSYSFKP
- a CDS encoding 2-isopropylmalate synthase; amino-acid sequence: MELYRDVFPYSEPPRIMFDGEAPGWFEPDRIVVTDTTLRDGQQGWRPITVEEGLRIYELLVELGGRGAIASAELFLYTPRDRELVKRIREYGAEYPKPIGWIRATMNDLKLVLEAGLEETTMLTSISDYHIYYKFGVTRDKAFTKYLTVVEEAMKRGIVVRCTLEDATRASLERNIIPFVEKLIALSERYGVTFRVKVADTLGLGLPFPEIAPPRGIPALVEALREIGLAAEQIEFHGHNDLGLVVANHLAAWLHGAGMSNCTLLGIGERAGNCPLEVMLLHYVGLTGRLDRVNLEALPRVVEVLEEMGYSVPEYQPLVGRNAFRTKAGVHIDGLLKNPEVYLPFDPGIVGRRADIAVTAYGGRAAIVMWLRSRLPEKLAESIDKDDPRVEAIYREVVKLFEESGRHTPLSDEEMTRIVERYFPEIQGKTRS
- a CDS encoding KamA family radical SAM protein codes for the protein MQTLMVEQYDYSRIHRTEVPLQITKPAVNINLDEFLWSEDPNIKEILVTSSNLEDARRSLFLYLNQLEWSLYSGERKLHPLIEAIARDAIRVFKNIIAPRNEKLTGYSALYHLWRLAKDGQKAAKEVDEGFVYEFKHLFKAINGRPDIYPAKYAEGLEQVDFNRIKGREAGVARSNYLDQLAKKVREYLKRYPSGLDPEVIEKRKENVKRILDVLGGSMDDWRDYRWHFRNVLKGRRGIKVLQELAHLGENDVKALMDALEYKVPFGVTPYYLHLFDLETPWRRDYHVRRQVLPPLHYVKMMIEHRKDREYYFDFMGEHDTSPHPLITRRYPMVAILKAANTCPQICVYCQRNWEIATAMDPEGIPTKKLIDKAIDWFAEHPEIRDVLVTGGDPMILSDDMIEHIVKRLSELDHVDLIRIGTRILVTVPFRITDELAEMLGSYIEPGKRVITISSHFESAYEVTPEVAEAAFKLRRNGLMIYNQQVYTFWVSRRFETVALRIALKKAGIDPYYNFYPKGKWETKDYLVPVARILQERKEEARLLPGSFRTEEPVFNVPRLGKNHLRAGQDHELIMIRPDGRRVYLWHPWEKNIQLVDPYIYTDIVSIKMYLDKLQEVFGEDPEDYKSIWYYY
- a CDS encoding ABC transporter ATP-binding protein, translated to MALRGSSLRIQNLTVAIDGKTVLDDIDFALGSGSYLVVLGPSGSGKTTLLRTIAGLLDPVSGSIIVDGQDVTALPPWKRDVAFVQQIPGLLPHLTVEENIVLAAELRAGLARDAARSEAWQLARMLGIEDILRRRPGQLSGGQLQRAAIAVALATRARILLLDEPLSHLDRPLAEQLRNELKRLHQATGITIVHVTHDQDEALALATHIAVLIDGRLEAFDKTEKLYFRPPSKRVAEFLGHNVFEAERLDPGRQGLVSLPPEAIYIHLDGGYKGVLRSLTRERGRVVASIETPAGTIRAYIHPLDAEKLTTGMQVRFDVDWSLAHRLSRNT